TAATAACTTTTTATTCACCAATCGTTGGAGGTATTTACCAATATTACCAGAGCTGATTCTACTGCCTCTTTCTGAAAGAAGTTGAGTTATTTCCTGTTTCGTCAAGGGTGTTTCTTGAAAGGAAAAGACTTTAAGCACCTCTGCCTCTCCTTTACTTGCTTCATTAAACCAGTGGTCAAATATCGCTGTTCCTAAATCCACTAAGGTATTCTGTAAGGCCTTCTCCCAAACTGCTAAATCAACTTTACCTGCTATCTGAGTCTCATATAGATTTCTGCATAATACCTGCATTTCAAAAGGATGACCATGAGTATAAAGATATACCCTCTCAATTACCTCTGGTGAAAAGGTAACACCTGTATTCTCAAGGGTCTTTTCTACTGTATAAACTAACTCTTCCTTTGATAGAGGAGGAAGGTTTATCTTGGAAAGAAAATATCTGCCCACAGGGTGATGTCTCTTTAAGCTAATAAATTCATTCCATTTCTCAGGAAGACAGGTAATTACAAATAATATCTTTGTCTTTTTAACAATGGTTTCATTGCTTAAAACTTGTTTAATGGTAGTTAAAATCCCTGAGATAGGCTCAAAGTAATGGGCATCATCCAACATTACTACCATTAATTTCCCTTTATTTTTCTTTATATCTTCCCACAGACTCAAAAGTGTATCATAGAGAAGTCCTTGAGGCTGTAATTTCGATTTAGATAACTCTCGACTATATTGAAATCCAGTACCCACAATAGTAACTCCTAAACCTGTAAGCTGCTTAGTGAATGTCTCTAATTTAGAACTTGTAAAGGGTAAATCCCTAAATATTCCCTGGATGATGCATTCAACACCATCTAAAACAGTACTATCCTTCCCAAACTCATCCAATGGAACTATAGAGGCAATGTATCCTTTCTTTTGAGCTAACATCTTAAACTCTCGCAATAGCATAGTTTTACCAATACCCCAATCACCTAAGACTAAGAAATGGTCACAGACAGCCTCCTCAGCCTCCTTAAGTTTATTCTCAAAGAATCTCAACTCCTTAAATCTTCCTCCAAATACCTTTGGTTCAACACCTGTTTTGGGACAGAAAGGATTTATCTTCTGCACCTTAGTCCTGCTTTCTAAGATGGCATTCTTAATTATCCTTCTAAGTTCATCATAATCTATAGGCTTATCAATAAAATCATAGACTCCTTCTTTAAATGCTTCTCTGGCTAACTTTGAGGTTCCATAGCCAGTAACCACAATTATCTGGGTACTAGGACTACTCTCCAATATCTCCTCCATAACCTCTAATCCACCCATCTCTGAGGGTCTAAGTCCTGGCATCTTTAAGTCTATAATTACCACATCATAAGTCCCTCTTTTTATCTTTTTGAATGCCTCGACAACTGTATCAGAGGTATCAGTAAGATAATCTTCCCCTTTTAATTCACGACAATAAATATCTAACATATCCCGATTATCTTCAACAATTAGTATCAAAGCCTTATCTGCCATACTTTTCACTTCCTTTGATTGGTAATTCAACCATAAAAGTAGTTCCTTTACCTTCTTCACTCATAACTCTCATAACTCCGCCGTGTCGGTTAACTATTCCTCTGCTAATATATAATCCTAACCCATAACTCTTTCTTTTCGTAGTAAACGATAAATCAAATATCTTACTCAAATTATCCTCTGAAATTCCAACTCCTGTATCACTAAATTCGATACATATAAATTTTGCTTCAGGAAAATATTCAATTACTCTACTTAGAACTTTTAACTTTCCTCCCATTGGCATTGCCTGTATTGCATTATTTATTATATTCATGAATACCTGTTTTAACTGATCTTTATCAGCAAGCACTAAAGATAATGACGATTTTAGGGTTTTAGTCAATTTTACATTTGAGGGAACTCGATATTTAATTAATAATAAAACCTCTTTCAGTACTTTATGAACATCAACTTCAGTAATGTTAGACTTCTCTTGAGAAACTACCTCTAAGAGATTGTTTAATAATATCTTGGAATAGTTAACACTTCGTGTTATTACCCTTATTTCTTTAGCATTTGGATTATTCTGATCAATGTTAGATGCCAGATAATTTATTGCCTTATCAATAACTTCCAATTCGTTTGTTAAAGTGTGTGCAATTTTATCTGTTGATTTTCCTAATTTACTTTTGAGCACTCTATGAACATCAATTTCGGCAAAATCTGATTTATCACGAAAGGACAAATCTGAGATATTGCTTAACAATTTCTTACAATGATTAGCCCTTCGCGCTATTACATCTATTTCTGTAGTATTTGGATTACTCTTCTCAATATTAGATAGCGGATAATTCACTGTGTTATCAATAATTTCAAATTCATTCGTCAGATCGTGTATAATCCCAGCTATTACTTCTCCCAATTTAGTCAATTTCGGTAATTTCTTTGAATCAACTTGCTTCTTTTTTCCAGTAGTCTTGGAATAAACAGGTTGTTTTTTAGAAAGGGTATTTTCTAAAAGAGAATTAACCGTATTTAATATTTGTCTTGGGAAAAAAGGCTTGAATATAACTGCTGTTGGTCTAAGTTCTTTTAACTCTTCCTGTTCTTCTCCTAATGCAGTAAGAAAGATAACCGGGATCTTTTGAGTCTGAGGATTTTTTTGTAATTCATGGTATACACCAAAACCATCTAATTTAGGCATCATAATATCAGTAATGACTAAATCTGGTCTTTCTGCAAATGCCTTTTGTACTCCTTCTTCCCCATCAATAGCTGTGAGAACCTCTAAACCACCACTAGTTAGCCTAGTTAGCTTAGTTTTGATAACCCGTAGAATAACACTATCATCATCTATGACTAAAACTTTTTTCTTGGGAATCTTAAATCACCTCTTGTGTCAGATTCTTCTTATGTTCCTCAGGCTAGTCTATATCAACCTTTTCAAATCGCCCTTAGATTGCAATCTTTGAGGTAGATATTCTCTTCCCGGCCATTAAATTGATCGAGATTTCTGCTATCGGGATGCGGATGAGCGAAGTGCCCCGAAAGGGGCATAGGTTCGACAGGCTCACTACAAGTTTTGGCTTCAGCCCCGACCTGCAAGCGCGACCCACTTCGTGGGTGCCCCGCCGCTGCTGATAGCCAAAGTGACGCAGAGCAACTTCTCTTTTTCAAAAATTCCCCTTGAGTTACATAAAGCTTCCGCCTTTCGCTCATCCGCATCCCCGACCCACTTCGTGGGTGCCCCGCAAAATGCGAATCCCAAAGGGGTTCGCGCGAAGCGACATTTTGGTTATTGTTTTGCGGATAAAAGAAGTTGCCAAAGGCAATTTGAGTGAAGCGAAGCGAAACCTTTTATCCGTTGTTATCTGCCGTTTGTGGGCATTTTGCTTTTTTGTCTTCGCTCAATCTCTTTAATTTTTTGTTCCACAAATTCATAAATCTCTGTTGCTATTGCTACAGATTCATCTGCCATTTCAGGGGTAAAGTCATATATTGGTAGTTCAGGATACCGTGCTTCATGTTGATAAGGATGGAGAATCAAAGACTTAGACCGTAATCTAAGAAATTCCTTATCTCCCTGGCCACATAGATCAATCAATGTCCGCAAAGAATGAAGTTCAGGGGCTGATTTGCCCATCGCTTCAAGAAAGGCTTTTAGGCTTTTTTCTACACATTCACGAGCCTCAAAACATGGCTTATGGTAAAAGTATGTTCTATCTTCCAAACCACTCCTTGCCCATTCAAGGTCACTCTTTGCATAAAACAATAATTGCTTGTAGTACTTATCAGGATAACCCGGCTTTATCTCTTTGTTTCTCATATAACACTTTCCCTTTATTTATAATCTCTTGTTTCAGAAAGGAATTACCACTTTTTATACCCTTTTCTATTTGTTTGGGAGTTCTAACTATTACATCCAGAGCAAAAAACCTTCCAGAAAATAATTCATCAATCTTGCGTTCAGCTTCTCGTACATTTCTAATCCTTTGTTTAACAATATAGAGGTCTATATCGTGAGAATTTTGCATATTCCTGGCAGCTGAACCAAAAAGGATTATTTTCTCAGGATTAAAATATTTTACTATCTTATCCCGAATCTCCTCTATAAGTGAAGAAGTAATGGGTTCAAGAATTACCTTTTCTTTCCTTTTCATTGGTTCTGCTTCATATTTACCCATGGTTTGCATCCTCTCCTTTTACCCACAATGAGCAGATAACGGCTCTAGCATATACGACGTTGCCAAAGGCAATGTCCCGAAGGGCAAGGGCGAAACCCGCAACGTATATGCTGTGTTAGTCGAAGTTTGGCTCATCTTCTTTGATGATATCATAAATATATTTCTTTAAGGTTTCTTTGAGCTTCTCACAACCTTCAGAGTTGTCAGAATATATTATGTGTCTAAATCGTAGTAGATCGAATGGTATCTCTTTGACATCTTGAGTAATCAGTATTACACGTTTCCCTAAAGTGTGTGCTATTCCAAGTTCATAAAACACATTTGGATTTTGTCCCGTGATATCTGCAATAATTATTTTGGCCTTAACTATACTTTCATAGATGTCGATCATTACGTCTTGTCCACATAAGTCATCAGCTCTTTGACAAATTAGAGGGGGTGTCAAATCGAGTCCTGTAACCGAAGGACGAATATGTTTCTTCCAAACTCTCTCAGACCAGTTTGTAGAAAATGGCATTAGTACGAATATAAGGTTATTACATTCATCAATTCTTCTTATATGGAAAGGGCACTTTTTCTCTATGTAATCTCTTTCATGGTATTTAACCTGAGCCAGTTTGATTTCCGATGAAAGAATAATCTCAAGTGCTCCGATTCTCTGTTGAAATACAGTTATCCTTTCACTTTTGTTTTTGGGAGTATTTCCTTTAAAATATTGGGCGTGATCCCAAATACAATAGGGGGTACCATAAGTAATACAACTTCCAGCAGGATCTAGAGAGTGCACATAATTCCCAGTCATTGATTCCCATTTTGAGATTTCGTTTAAGTTAAAAGTGCCAGATTGCAGTAATTGATTTCCTCTTTCCAATTGCTTTTTAAGTTTCTCTACCAAATCTTGATTCAATTTAATCATCGCTTAATCTCGTATAATAGAAATTACCAAATTTCGCCTACCTTATTTATATCCGAACAGGTTCGGATATACCCCCAATTTTGACTCTGGCTGAAAAAGCCAAAACACTCCTTCTATTAACTTTTGTCTCCCATCACTTCCCTTTCTTCAGGCTCAAGGTATCCAGTGGACTCTTTTATTAAACTGAACTAATAGGAATTTGCTTTTTGGACATTTTGGATGTTAATTTCTCTTTTATTCATTATGGAGATATTTTACCAAAAATTTTATCTTGTCTCAATAAAAATTTGCTTTTTTAGATCTCAGGGATATTCTACCAAAAATTTTATCTTAGGGGTATTGCAACCGCCTTATATTTTTTAAATTTCCAGCATATGGCTGTTTTGTATGGTTTTTCTACTTGTCTTTTTCTTTTTATATCTTTCTTACCCCCTTCCTTCTTACTGACTACCTCTTTACCCCTCTTTACTTCACCCCTTTTTCTATAGGTATTCTTTGTGTCAAGGATTACCCCTCCGATAAGGAAGTATTGCTGTGTCCAGGTTCCGCTGTGTATTTCCCTAACCATCTCTTTATATAGAAGGTGTCTTTGATGGTGTATCAATGGGTTTTATTGGATAATCTGCTAATGCCAAATTCTGAAGATAGCCCCTATCCTTAAGCCACCTTGCAATCGCAACAAACTTTGCTATTCTAATAAGCTCTTTGTAAATAGGCACCTCCTTTGCAAATTCTTCATAATTATTTTCAAAGAAAGAGGCAAATTCCTCTGGTGCTTGATATTTACTTTCACTTTCAACCCCCATTACAATCTTATCAAACATAATGCTTTCTCCTTCCTCTATGAGGACAACCTCTTTTGGCTTAAACCAGATTCTGCTGAAATGCCCTATTTTTATATTCTCATCTTTCGGTTAGGTGAAGTCGCTATCATTTTTTCACTGTTTCATATAGACGCTGTGTACCACTGTCATATTTTATTTCTATTAGTTCATTGCTTAAGCACGTGTGAAAAGAAATAACAACCATTTCTCGTCCTTTCGGGTAAAATTCATGAGTTACACCCTTATCTATCACATACCAGCAATCTTCATTTTGCTGGTCGAATAATCTCATCTCCTCGCAACGGCCGGCAATTTTGACCTCTCCCTTCCCTTCGACTATTACCGTGTGTTGAGTACTATTTGGATGATAATGAGCAATAGAAGGAACATTCTTTTTGTTAACGAATATCCAAATAGATTTGATGTTCTGTGGTAGTCTCTCACGAAAAGACTCTATTCTTATGGCCCTCCCTATGAATGGTTCATTAGACTTCCGAAGCTGTAATTTGAGATTTTCAATAGTTTCTTTGATTGATGCGTCTTCTAATAATATTTTAACCACAACACTTAGATCCTTCAAATACTCCTTTTCCATAAAGTTTCTCCTAAGAATACGCCTCTTTCAACATAAACATTTGCCAAATCTCTAATCTATAAAATATTTTACAAAGCCAGTTTTAACTCCTTTTTCAAATCCAGCATTACCATAAAATCGTAATGTATTTTCATCTTTTCTACTGGTCATAAGCATAACCTTATAACAATTCTTTTCTTTGGCAATTTCAATTGCTCTTTTTAGTATGGCTGTTCCATATCCTTTTTTTCTATAATTCTTATGAGTTACTACATTTTCAATTAATGCATAAGGACATGCATTCCTTGTTAAATTTCTTATTATGATTAAATTACATGAGGATATAATTTTTCCATTTTCTTCAATCACTAAACAAAAATGATTAGGGTCTTCAAATATTTCTTTCCATAGTTTTTTCAATGTCTCATCAATTTCAATCTTGGGATCATTTACATGCAAATGTTTATAAAGTTCTAATAATTGTTCAATCTCATTAAATTTTATCATTCTCACTTTTTCAATCATATTTTAAGACCTCAAATTTAGTTAAAGCGATGGGCAAGACAGTAAACGTATATTTAATCAAAATTGGACAGGGCATTTCACCTAACGTTCTGCGGATAAAAGAAGTTGCCCAAGGCAATTTGGGCGAAGGTGCGAAGCACCGTAGCCTTTTATCCGCTGTTAGGCGATAGTGCAATACCATTAGAGATACCTCCTTACTTTTTTCATATAATCCTTATATTCTTTGCCATACTGTTCTATTAAAAACTCTCTTTCATCTCTTTCCACATCGTAATAAGTATATCATAAGGCAAGGTAAAAGCTATCAATTTTTTTCTCACCACCCTTTTTCGGATAACAGCCATTGCCATAGTGGTAAAAATCTAATTTTTTTACCCTCTATCTTTTCTTCAAATTCATCATCTTCAGTAATAACCAGGCCTTCTTTAAGACCAAATTCCTCCATTGCCTTAATGAGTGCCTTGATTTCTCTCTGCTTAGTCTTCTCATCGTAGACATTGGAGCAAACCTGAATAAGTTGCTTTGTCTTTAGTTTTTCTTTCAAAACAAAATCTACTTCTCTGTGAAATTGGTCTTTCCAGTAAAAGATTTCTAACTCTGGTGTTTCTCTTATTTTTTCTTTTAATTTTAAGTAAGTTATATTCTCTAATAATCTGCCTGAATTTTCGCTCGTCCTGAAACCTATCATATTTGCTAACCCTGTATCTATGCAGTAGACTTTTTTGGGACTTTTATCCTGTTCCTTTACCTTAAAAGAAAACCTCTTCAAAAAAAATAAAATATAGGCATCTTCAAAATAAGTAGAGAATTTTTCTATTGTATCAGCAGAGAGATTTAAATATTTTTCAATAGAGTTAAAGGTTATCAAATTTGATATGTTGGTGAGGTAATATTTGGCTAAACTTTTTATGGCTTCTTTTTTTCTTATATTGAATCTCTTTATCAGGTCTTTATTTAACACATCCTCATAATACCTTAGTAATATATCCTTTTTTTGTTGGTGTAAAACAACCTCCGGAAATGAGCCAAATTCAATATATTTCCTTAACAAAGCTTTGATTTCGTTCTGTTTGTTTATCATCTCAAGTTTATCTTTTAATTGCAGATTGTTAAAAAGCAAATGTTCTCTAAAGGAAAGTGGATATACAGTCATATCAAGGTGCATTCCGGTCAATAAGCTGGAAAGTTCACGACTTAATAATTTTGCGTTTGAACCGGAAATAACAATTTTTGCCTTTTGTAATTCTCGTGTGGTTCTAACCCATTTTTCCCATCCAGTAACCTCCTGAACCTCATCAAGAAAGATATAGGGCTTCCCTTTTGGACTCAAAAACTCTAAATATGTTTCATAAATCCTTTGCAGGACTTCTACATCCAATTGAGTAAATCTGGGGTCTTCAAAATTTATGATGAGAATTTCATTCTTATTGACCCCACTACTTACTAATCTTTTAGCCACCTGCCTCATAATGAATGATTTGCCACTTCTTCTTGCACCGGTTATGACCGTAATAAGCCCAGTATTTAAAAATTCTATTAACTTATTGACATAAGAATCTCTGTTAATGCCGGTTTCTATATCCTTTTCCCAGAAGTTCCAATCAGAAAGGATTCGGACAATCTCGTTTTTCTTCATTATTTTCACCTTTATTAGTCAAAATTTACAAATTTTACCTAATAAGTATACAAAAATTTGGTAAAGATGTCAACTAAAACTTTTCCGATTAGCAACCAATGAGCCAGGGCAAGGTTGCAAAGCAATCGCAAAGTTCTTAAACCCCGCCTATCAAAAAAATATTATTTCAGCCATTGTTGCATAGCATTTTTATAGCTTTGTGAATATCCCGTATGAGCTGTACACAGTATAGAAATATTTTCAAGTTCTGCTAATTTCTTAATAGATTCCTTCTGTGTTTCAGTATCTATATTATGAAAAGGACTGAAAATCTCAACTTTTCCGTCTTTTAATGTTAGTGTATCTCCACTACAAAGAATCTTATCGTTGATTAAGTAAGCCATATGTCCAGGAGTATGTCCTGGTGTAGCAATCGCCTCGACTTTAATTTTCCCAACATTAACTACATCTTTATCTTTAAGAAGATTATATTTTTTGTATATCTTTACAGGATTGTGTGCGAAAAACAATCTGGCCGTAGTTCCATTAATCATTTGTTCTTCTTCTTTGCCTATATATAATTTCGCACCTTTGAATAAATCAAACTTGCCAAAAAAATCGACCCCGCCAGCATGATCTGGATCAGCATGGGTTAGAAACAAATGAGTAATTGAATCAGGATCAATATTTATCTTTCTAAACTCATTTCTAAGATCATCATATTTATATCCTGCATCAATACAAATGGTATTTTCTCTATCTGAATAGATAAATAGATTAGCATCTCTATCTTTGATAACATATAGACCCTCAGTTAGTTTTCCTGTTTCTACAGGATACCACGTCTTACTTGGTAATGATGCAATCCAGACAAACAACTCTGCGATTGCAAATTCTATTCTAGGAAAAAGGCAAGGGACTTCCTTTTTATAGTGCAAATAATCCTGGCCAAATTTTCTCTCCAAATATTTTTCCTCTTTAACTATGAGAATTCTAAATACAAGGTACATAAAGAGAGGAATTGAAATCCCTAATAAAGAACCAAAAATTAGAACTATTCCTGGAACAATAAAGACTATCCACGCTGCATATATTGGGTGTCGGAAGAAAGAGTATATTCCACTTTTATATAATTTTCCTTCATAAAAATATTTATCAATTGTAAACGCAGGTATCAAAAAGATAGGAACTCCCAAAATGAGAAGGATAATGCCTAATATAACATTTACAGATCCAGATATTACCTCAAATGTAAGTGAAGGGTAATAAACAAAATGCAAAATAAAAATTATAATTCCATAAATAACCGATATTAGAGCGAATTTGGGTCCAACTCCCCATTTTGTCATTTCCTTGTTCATAGATGAATAACCTTTCATATTTTTTAGGTTGAATTCATACTTTTTATTTCTTTAGCCATATTTCCAAATCAATAGGATTTTCTTTGACTTGGCATGTCTTAAATTTAGTTTTAGACACAAGTTCTATAATTTCTTCTTTATTATAGGAATCCTTTATCGAGTGCTTAAGCCCCCATCTCATAATGAATGAATCAATCTTTTCTAAGAGTTTACTTATCTCTTCTCTAGAAATATCTTTTCTTAAGTCACATATCAGAGCTCTTCCTTTGCTATTAAGTATTCTGCATGCTTCATTAAATACCTTAATAGGTTTTTTCCAATGATGAAGAGAACCACTACTAACTACAAAATCAAAAGTGTTATCCTCAAATGGCATATTTGATGCATCTCCCAGTTCAAATTTAAGTTCTGCACCAGCATCTTTTGCGTTCCTTTTTGCGATCTCTATCATTGTTTCACTAATATCCAATCCTATTATTTGGAAAGCACCAAGTTTTGAAAGCTCTATTGATATATAGCCTGGACCGGGTCCTATCTCAAGGACTTTTCCGTTTTTAAGCTGCTCAGTAACGCTGCATGCA
This genomic window from bacterium contains:
- a CDS encoding nucleotidyltransferase domain-containing protein, whose amino-acid sequence is MGKYEAEPMKRKEKVILEPITSSLIEEIRDKIVKYFNPEKIILFGSAARNMQNSHDIDLYIVKQRIRNVREAERKIDELFSGRFFALDVIVRTPKQIEKGIKSGNSFLKQEIINKGKVLYEKQRDKAGLS
- a CDS encoding ATP-binding protein — encoded protein: MKKNEIVRILSDWNFWEKDIETGINRDSYVNKLIEFLNTGLITVITGARRSGKSFIMRQVAKRLVSSGVNKNEILIINFEDPRFTQLDVEVLQRIYETYLEFLSPKGKPYIFLDEVQEVTGWEKWVRTTRELQKAKIVISGSNAKLLSRELSSLLTGMHLDMTVYPLSFREHLLFNNLQLKDKLEMINKQNEIKALLRKYIEFGSFPEVVLHQQKKDILLRYYEDVLNKDLIKRFNIRKKEAIKSLAKYYLTNISNLITFNSIEKYLNLSADTIEKFSTYFEDAYILFFLKRFSFKVKEQDKSPKKVYCIDTGLANMIGFRTSENSGRLLENITYLKLKEKIRETPELEIFYWKDQFHREVDFVLKEKLKTKQLIQVCSNVYDEKTKQREIKALIKAMEEFGLKEGLVITEDDEFEEKIEGKKIRFLPLWQWLLSEKGW
- a CDS encoding ATP-binding protein, encoding MPKKKVLVIDDDSVILRVIKTKLTRLTSGGLEVLTAIDGEEGVQKAFAERPDLVITDIMMPKLDGFGVYHELQKNPQTQKIPVIFLTALGEEQEELKELRPTAVIFKPFFPRQILNTVNSLLENTLSKKQPVYSKTTGKKKQVDSKKLPKLTKLGEVIAGIIHDLTNEFEIIDNTVNYPLSNIEKSNPNTTEIDVIARRANHCKKLLSNISDLSFRDKSDFAEIDVHRVLKSKLGKSTDKIAHTLTNELEVIDKAINYLASNIDQNNPNAKEIRVITRSVNYSKILLNNLLEVVSQEKSNITEVDVHKVLKEVLLLIKYRVPSNVKLTKTLKSSLSLVLADKDQLKQVFMNIINNAIQAMPMGGKLKVLSRVIEYFPEAKFICIEFSDTGVGISEDNLSKIFDLSFTTKRKSYGLGLYISRGIVNRHGGVMRVMSEEGKGTTFMVELPIKGSEKYGR
- a CDS encoding response regulator, which produces MKKVKELLLWLNYQSKEVKSMADKALILIVEDNRDMLDIYCRELKGEDYLTDTSDTVVEAFKKIKRGTYDVVIIDLKMPGLRPSEMGGLEVMEEILESSPSTQIIVVTGYGTSKLAREAFKEGVYDFIDKPIDYDELRRIIKNAILESRTKVQKINPFCPKTGVEPKVFGGRFKELRFFENKLKEAEEAVCDHFLVLGDWGIGKTMLLREFKMLAQKKGYIASIVPLDEFGKDSTVLDGVECIIQGIFRDLPFTSSKLETFTKQLTGLGVTIVGTGFQYSRELSKSKLQPQGLLYDTLLSLWEDIKKNKGKLMVVMLDDAHYFEPISGILTTIKQVLSNETIVKKTKILFVITCLPEKWNEFISLKRHHPVGRYFLSKINLPPLSKEELVYTVEKTLENTGVTFSPEVIERVYLYTHGHPFEMQVLCRNLYETQIAGKVDLAVWEKALQNTLVDLGTAIFDHWFNEASKGEAEVLKVFSFQETPLTKQEITQLLSERGSRISSGNIGKYLQRLVNKKLL
- a CDS encoding GNAT family N-acetyltransferase, which codes for MIEKVRMIKFNEIEQLLELYKHLHVNDPKIEIDETLKKLWKEIFEDPNHFCLVIEENGKIISSCNLIIIRNLTRNACPYALIENVVTHKNYRKKGYGTAILKRAIEIAKEKNCYKVMLMTSRKDENTLRFYGNAGFEKGVKTGFVKYFID
- a CDS encoding HEPN domain-containing protein translates to MRNKEIKPGYPDKYYKQLLFYAKSDLEWARSGLEDRTYFYHKPCFEARECVEKSLKAFLEAMGKSAPELHSLRTLIDLCGQGDKEFLRLRSKSLILHPYQHEARYPELPIYDFTPEMADESVAIATEIYEFVEQKIKEIERRQKSKMPTNGR
- a CDS encoding MBL fold metallo-hydrolase, producing MNKEMTKWGVGPKFALISVIYGIIIFILHFVYYPSLTFEVISGSVNVILGIILLILGVPIFLIPAFTIDKYFYEGKLYKSGIYSFFRHPIYAAWIVFIVPGIVLIFGSLLGISIPLFMYLVFRILIVKEEKYLERKFGQDYLHYKKEVPCLFPRIEFAIAELFVWIASLPSKTWYPVETGKLTEGLYVIKDRDANLFIYSDRENTICIDAGYKYDDLRNEFRKINIDPDSITHLFLTHADPDHAGGVDFFGKFDLFKGAKLYIGKEEEQMINGTTARLFFAHNPVKIYKKYNLLKDKDVVNVGKIKVEAIATPGHTPGHMAYLINDKILCSGDTLTLKDGKVEIFSPFHNIDTETQKESIKKLAELENISILCTAHTGYSQSYKNAMQQWLK
- a CDS encoding class I SAM-dependent methyltransferase translates to MTRNLFRTIKQFTSKGGIEGWFAEKYDKFAKKVLMDEYKRIACSVTEQLKNGKVLEIGPGPGYISIELSKLGAFQIIGLDISETMIEIAKRNAKDAGAELKFELGDASNMPFEDNTFDFVVSSGSLHHWKKPIKVFNEACRILNSKGRALICDLRKDISREEISKLLEKIDSFIMRWGLKHSIKDSYNKEEIIELVSKTKFKTCQVKENPIDLEIWLKK